In a genomic window of Roseiflexus castenholzii DSM 13941:
- a CDS encoding FeoB small GTPase domain-containing protein yields the protein MSEAIVALAGNPNVGKSTIFNALTGLRQHVGNWPGKTVERKEGQLLLDGRVVTIVDLPGAYSLASRSLEEQIARDFIVRDRPDLVINVVDAANLERNLYLTVQLLETGVPLLVALNMTDVAAARGMTLDLDALARGLGAPVVPLVASKGEGLAALKAALTTLLSGVDVRRIARKVA from the coding sequence ATGAGCGAGGCGATTGTGGCGCTCGCCGGTAATCCAAATGTCGGCAAAAGCACGATCTTCAATGCGCTGACCGGTCTGCGGCAGCACGTCGGCAACTGGCCCGGCAAAACTGTTGAACGGAAAGAGGGACAACTGCTCCTCGACGGTCGGGTGGTCACGATTGTCGATCTTCCCGGCGCGTACAGCCTGGCATCGCGTTCGCTCGAGGAACAGATCGCCCGCGACTTCATCGTGCGCGATCGTCCCGATCTTGTGATCAATGTCGTGGACGCGGCAAACCTGGAGCGCAACCTGTATCTGACGGTGCAACTGCTTGAAACCGGTGTGCCTCTTCTGGTCGCGTTGAACATGACGGATGTGGCAGCAGCGCGCGGTATGACGCTCGACCTCGATGCACTCGCCAGAGGATTGGGGGCGCCGGTTGTGCCGCTCGTTGCCAGCAAGGGAGAAGGGCTGGCGGCGCTGAAGGCGGCGCTGACGACGCTGCTCTCCGGGGTTGATGTTCGTCGGATCGCACGAAAGGTGGCATGA
- a CDS encoding FeoA family protein, with amino-acid sequence MHSHNTLPLMFVGQGVRARLVGISGSQRTAHRLAELGFVPGVELSVVADSGSALMVAVGDTRLALGYPLAQALLVAVLEKGAS; translated from the coding sequence ATGCACTCACATAATACGCTTCCCCTGATGTTCGTTGGTCAGGGAGTGCGCGCGCGACTGGTCGGCATCAGCGGCAGCCAGCGCACCGCGCACCGTCTGGCAGAACTTGGTTTCGTTCCCGGCGTCGAGTTGTCGGTTGTCGCCGATAGCGGCAGCGCGCTGATGGTTGCCGTTGGCGATACACGCCTGGCGCTCGGCTATCCCCTGGCGCAGGCATTGCTCGTCGCTGTGCTGGAAAAGGGGGCTTCCTGA
- a CDS encoding FeoA family protein, with protein sequence MSDETTVTLDQLSCGCSAVIVRVGGDRALRRRLLDMGFVHGETVTLTRLAPLGDPLELTIKGYHLSLRKSDARCIYVEPINALT encoded by the coding sequence ATGTCGGATGAAACTACAGTCACCCTCGATCAACTCTCCTGTGGTTGCAGCGCAGTCATCGTGCGGGTAGGAGGCGACCGCGCGTTGCGGCGGCGGTTGCTCGATATGGGGTTTGTTCACGGTGAAACGGTTACGTTAACAAGGCTGGCGCCGCTCGGCGATCCGCTCGAACTGACCATCAAAGGGTATCACCTCTCGTTGCGCAAGAGCGATGCGCGTTGTATTTACGTGGAGCCGATCAATGCACTCACATAA
- a CDS encoding cysteine desulfurase family protein produces the protein MTERLIYLDHAATTPVDPAALAVMLPYFTTHFGNPSSIYRVGRAALHALDEARDQVAAILGASPREIIFTGSGSESDNLAIRGVALAQRQAGRGAHLITSAIEHHAVLHTVEHLQAFGFEATILPVDSSGLVQPDDLRAALRPDTVLVSVMYANNEIGTIQPIAELGAICRERGVPFHTDAVQAPGALPLDVRALNVDLMTIAAHKFYGPKGVGALYVRRGTPLLPQITGGGQERRRRAGTENVPGIVGMAAALRLAEERRAADSAHCARLRDRLVNGVLERVPGARLNGHPTRRLPNNANLSFEGVEGESILLLLDQHGIAASSGSACTSGSLEPSHVLLALARAAGSDTTAEVASALPGAVRFTFGRDNTDADVDVVLDVLPGIIARLREMAG, from the coding sequence GTGACTGAACGATTGATCTATCTCGACCACGCAGCGACGACGCCGGTCGATCCGGCGGCGCTTGCGGTGATGCTCCCGTACTTCACCACGCATTTTGGCAATCCTTCGAGCATCTACCGCGTCGGGCGCGCTGCGTTGCACGCGCTCGATGAAGCGCGCGATCAAGTGGCGGCAATCCTGGGTGCATCGCCGCGTGAAATTATCTTTACCGGCAGTGGTTCCGAGAGCGACAACCTGGCGATCCGCGGCGTCGCGCTGGCGCAGCGTCAGGCGGGGCGCGGCGCGCATCTCATTACCAGTGCGATTGAGCATCATGCGGTGCTCCATACGGTCGAACACTTGCAGGCGTTTGGGTTTGAGGCGACCATTTTGCCGGTTGATAGCAGCGGTCTGGTGCAGCCCGACGATCTGCGCGCGGCGCTACGCCCGGATACGGTGCTGGTGTCGGTTATGTATGCCAATAACGAGATCGGCACGATTCAGCCGATTGCTGAACTGGGCGCGATTTGCCGCGAGCGCGGCGTTCCTTTCCATACCGATGCGGTGCAGGCGCCTGGCGCCTTGCCGCTCGATGTGCGCGCGCTCAATGTCGATCTGATGACGATTGCCGCACACAAGTTCTACGGTCCCAAGGGGGTCGGTGCACTGTACGTCCGCCGGGGAACGCCGCTGCTGCCGCAGATCACCGGCGGCGGGCAGGAGCGACGGCGGCGGGCAGGCACCGAGAATGTGCCCGGCATTGTCGGTATGGCAGCGGCGTTGCGTCTTGCTGAGGAGCGCCGCGCCGCCGACAGCGCTCACTGCGCACGCCTGCGCGATCGATTGGTGAACGGTGTTCTGGAACGGGTTCCAGGCGCGCGCCTCAACGGGCATCCGACACGCCGCCTACCGAACAATGCCAATCTGTCGTTCGAGGGAGTGGAGGGCGAGAGTATCCTGCTCCTGCTCGATCAGCACGGCATCGCGGCATCGAGCGGGTCTGCCTGCACCAGCGGCTCACTGGAGCCGTCGCATGTGCTGCTGGCGCTGGCTCGCGCAGCCGGATCGGACACGACGGCGGAAGTCGCGTCGGCGCTCCCCGGCGCGGTGCGCTTCACCTTTGGACGTGACAATACCGACGCAGATGTGGACGTGGTGCTTGACGTTCTGCCCGGCATTATCGCCCGGCTGCGGGAGATGGCGGGGTAG